The Primulina tabacum isolate GXHZ01 chromosome 7, ASM2559414v2, whole genome shotgun sequence genome includes a window with the following:
- the LOC142551672 gene encoding glycolipid transfer protein 3-like isoform X1, whose protein sequence is MKRRREAEMVASEMRSAIEQLSQMEAHRRTTLDTSGSAGGVDCDQLTATAQVPIKPFLSLCNLLIQVLDKIGPTMAVLRLDIHQNIQRLEKFHDSDPSTYRDVVEILKKEVGDKAKQGPTCSKSFVWLTRSLDFTLALLEFIMKDSGRPMQQAVEESYNRTLKPWHGWISSAAYKVALKLLPDMQTFTSVLKANDQDCDMLKEEMQTMISLLIPVIQQNQDIMRTYGLDTLKAT, encoded by the exons ATGAAGCGCAGGAGAGAGGCGGAGATGGTGGCATCGGAGATGAGGTCCGCCATTGAGCAACTGTCCCAGATGGAGGCTCACCGCAGAACCACCCTGGACACATCCGGATCCGCCGGAGGAGTCGACTGCGATCAACTCACCGCCACTGCTCAAGTTCCCATCAAGCCTTTTCTTTCCCTTTGCAATCTGCTGATTCAAGTTCTTG ATAAGATAGGGCCAACAATGGCTGTTTTGAGACTAGACATTCATCAGAATATACAG aGATTAGAGAAGTTCCATGACTCCGATCCTTCGACATATCGGGATGTGGTGGAGATTTTAAAGAAAGAGGTCGGAGACAAAGCAAAACAGGGTCCCACTTGTAGTAAATCCTTTGTCTGGCTTACTAG GTCTCTTGATTTCACCTTAGCTTTGTTAGAATTTATAATGAAAGACAGTGGCAGGCCGATGCAGCAAGCAGTGGAAGAGTCATATAACAGGACTTTGAAGCCTTGGCATGGATGGATATCTTCTGCAGCATATaaa GTAGCTCTAAAATTGTTGCCTGATATGCAAACATTTACTTCTGTTCTCAAGGCCAATGACCAAGACTGTGACATGCTCAAGGAAGAAATGCAAACGATGATTTCCTTGCTCATCCCTGTGATCCAGCAAAACCAAGATATTATG AGAACATATGGATTGGATACGTTGAAGGCTACATAG
- the LOC142551672 gene encoding glycolipid transfer protein 3-like isoform X2 yields MKRRREAEMVASEMRSAIEQLSQMEAHRRTTLDTSGSAGGVDCDQLTATAQVPIKPFLSLCNLLIQVLDKIGPTMAVLRLDIHQNIQRLEKFHDSDPSTYRDVVEILKKEVGDKAKQGPTCSKSFVWLTRSLDFTLALLEFIMKDSGRPMQQAVEESYNRTLKPWHGWISSAAYKANDQDCDMLKEEMQTMISLLIPVIQQNQDIMRTYGLDTLKAT; encoded by the exons ATGAAGCGCAGGAGAGAGGCGGAGATGGTGGCATCGGAGATGAGGTCCGCCATTGAGCAACTGTCCCAGATGGAGGCTCACCGCAGAACCACCCTGGACACATCCGGATCCGCCGGAGGAGTCGACTGCGATCAACTCACCGCCACTGCTCAAGTTCCCATCAAGCCTTTTCTTTCCCTTTGCAATCTGCTGATTCAAGTTCTTG ATAAGATAGGGCCAACAATGGCTGTTTTGAGACTAGACATTCATCAGAATATACAG aGATTAGAGAAGTTCCATGACTCCGATCCTTCGACATATCGGGATGTGGTGGAGATTTTAAAGAAAGAGGTCGGAGACAAAGCAAAACAGGGTCCCACTTGTAGTAAATCCTTTGTCTGGCTTACTAG GTCTCTTGATTTCACCTTAGCTTTGTTAGAATTTATAATGAAAGACAGTGGCAGGCCGATGCAGCAAGCAGTGGAAGAGTCATATAACAGGACTTTGAAGCCTTGGCATGGATGGATATCTTCTGCAGCATATaaa GCCAATGACCAAGACTGTGACATGCTCAAGGAAGAAATGCAAACGATGATTTCCTTGCTCATCCCTGTGATCCAGCAAAACCAAGATATTATG AGAACATATGGATTGGATACGTTGAAGGCTACATAG